In Strix aluco isolate bStrAlu1 chromosome Z, bStrAlu1.hap1, whole genome shotgun sequence, the sequence TGGGGAAACTTAGCATGCTAGGCTTCTTGCCACACCTTTGAACGCTGTGACTGTCTGAGTTTCAAGCTGTTAAGCAGTAACTCATGCATTTGTGGCTTGTATTTTTGCTGTGTGTTGAAGCCCTCTGTACTGTGCTGATTTCCTGAACAGAATTAAGGTGAACAGGGTTGCCAGAAATCTACTAGGCTCAGATGTAGTATAATGAAAGCACTTCTGCTAATCCAGTAGTTTCAAGAATCTCCTGCCCTTTTTTGTAAGGGGTGGGATATATTCAATCTGGTGTCAGTATTAAAAACTGAgtacaatatttttctcttcatatGATTGTCTGCAGCTTTAAATATATCTGTGTATTCCAGATTAGCCTGCTTTGAGATAGTAATAAGTCCTAGCAAGAAACTGGGTTATTTTTTGAATATCcagtgtttgcttttctcttgaaGCTGTTACGGAGTTTCAGTTCTCAGTCAAAGCCAGTCATCAATCAAAGACAGACATGTTAATAACTTCGTTTTGTGGAAATTATTCAGAGGAGAAATGGTTTAATACAAGGCAGAGTAGTCTTCAGAGTAATGGGACAGGCATACTCTGTGATATGTAGATCATACTTACTTTTTTATATATGTTCTCATAACATAGCCTTCTTTCATTTGCTTCCTAGTCTAAACCACTTATCCCTCTTCAAAAAGAAGCTGACCCTGACACACAGAAAACAGTACTTACTAATTACATGTTCCCCCAGCAACCAAGGACCGAGGATGGTAAGAATTTCTGAAATACCCTGTCAGAATGCTCACTTTTGAAAATAAGAATAGGAAGACTGTCCAGCTAATATGATTTTCAAAAGATAATACTTAAATACAAGTTTGAAATAAACTTGTAAGTGATGAACAGTTACATCTGAAGAACGAGAACAGTAACTTAATGTGATCTACAATATTGGTAAATTCCAGGTGAAAATTTTAGTGAGCAAGGTGAGGAATGGACGGGTGGATCACATTCTGCGATGGTTGCCACATCCCAATATGACACCTTATTTCATTCTGACAGAACATAATGGTTTGGGGTGAAATTCTTCTTAGCAGGTGTCTGCTTTAGACTGACTGTTTTAACAGAATGTTAGACAAGATGTTTCCTCCATTACCGAGTACATATTTTTGGAATAGTACATAAcattctgggttttattttaaatgaaaaaaaaatcagtccaaaaaaacccatattGCTCACATTTAGTTTGAACTGTGTTATAAAAGGTTAGGTTATGCCCAAATATTAAGACCTTGCTAGAAAGTTATTTTGTTGACCcctataattaaatatttttctatttcaagtATAGAATTAGTTAATATGGACAGTCTTGGTACTGATAATGAAGGATACACATTTTCTGGAGTGGTGGTGGCAGATTTATTAGGCTATTTGACATGCTAAAGTAGAGCCCGGCTGATGTAACACAGAGCGTGGAGACATGCTAGAATAAGAGACAACGGGTATCCAGAAGATTTTTTTATCTCTTGCAAAATTAAGCAAGAAATACTTTGTGAAGCTGCTGTCATTTGTGTAACTTCTGCAAAATCATTTGTTTACCTTAAGTTTTAGATGCTTTAGGGTTTTTTCAGGATTAGTAGTAATGCAGGTTTTTGTCACTAAGTCCTTCTtagtcttcattttaaaattttcattaaatgaaatcAGGTGGATGCTCTTATATGTGCTTAATGAGACCACGTCACTGAAGTCAGGCTATATAAATCTATAtaacttacatatatatatacacaaatacatattttcatatttatacatatatatgaataaaaatactttgcatCAGAGTTCTGCAAATTTTCAAGTGTGGGTATTAAGACTAGTGTACAGCTGTGTGTATGACATTTTTTACTTTACAGATAGGGattttattattatgaaaataCAGCCAAGTTTCTAAAGCAGTGGCAGTGCAGCTAGTCTTAATGGTGCTGCTAGTCTCTTATCTTTTAAGAATGCATACAAAAGCATACAATCCCatcccagagaaagaaaaagaggatttttattttgcataatgTATCCTATTCTTATGAGCATCTttgtttttatggcttttttttttagttatgttCATATCTGATAATGAAAGTTTTAATCCATCTCTGTGGGAGGAACAGCGGAAACAGCGTGCTCAGGTGGCATTTGAGTGTGATGAAGACAAAGATGAGAGAGAGGCACCGCCTCGGGTtagtactgaattttttttttgtaataggtGGTGCTTCCCTCCCTCTTATCCCCACCCCTGAATCCCATCCTTTTCCTTACTTTGGCTGTGGATTTCACTTTGCTGAAGAAATCACGTCTTCAGTTATTAATTAAGAGTATCTAGCAGGATGAAACACCTTGaggtttctggggttttttgccagATCATTTTAAGTGGAGCACAAGGGAAAGACTCTCAGCTGATGTAAGGCAATGTAGGGCATAACAGGCATAACTAGTGGTGATGTGAAGAAGGATGGTGGGGAAGTAGTGATTAATCTTGATTGTTCTTTAAGTAAATTAGAGTTGCCCTAATTCTTCCTGCTTGCAGTCAATGGACAcagttggggcggggggggggggggggggggaagtggttCATAATCTTGCTGGGTTTTATAAACTTAAGTCTGGATCAGTTCAGGTGGACTCAAACAGCAAAGTGGAGATCCTAGATTGTTCAGTGTTTTGTCCTAATTCATTGTCTGTTGTAAAGCTGATGTTTTAGTTATGGCATTTCATTAAATGTGGAACATTATTGGTTTTTGTCATATAGGAAGGCAACCTGAAGAGATACCCAACTCCGTATCCTGATGAACTGAAGAATATGGTCAAAACAGTCCAGACAATTGTACATAGGCTGAAGGACGAAGAATCTACTGAAGATATTGCCAAGGAGTCAAAACGAGAAGGCCAGACAATTTCTGTAAAAGATGTGGGGGTAAAGGTTAGAGATAGTATTCTCTTCTGATTTTGCAAGAAATTTCAAAGACCTAGAATGTCATTGcttccttttaattcttttctctctccccactaATACTTTAGCAAGAAAAATTGTCAAATTAAACAACAGAATTTACCTCTTCACTGTCTAAAGAAGTCTGTAATAAATGTCTGGTTTGTAGTAGCAATTTTCCTCTGACACTAAGAACAAGAAAAGTGACTTGATTTTCAGGCAAATACAAATTATGGATGTATTAAGGAGCTGTATTCTTCAGTTTCTGGAGGATGGCATCTTTGTCATCCTCTGATCTTATAAATGCCAGATCTCACAATGAGATTCAGGATAATCTCTAAGGATTTTACTCCTGCCCTTGTGACTGGAGTTTTTACATGATAAGTTGGGAAGGCAGTCGTAGCAAGTTGGCACAGGAGTCAGGAACTCTTTAACAAGTTGATGTAGCATGACGTGATAGGACTGATGTTTAGTGCTGATATGTCTTATTGTAGACattcttggccttttttttttttattaactggaAATCTAATGGTACAAATTGACCCCAATAAGGAGGAGAGTCAAACTGATTGACAAAGGGTAGGGGCTGTATCTCAGTAATCTGCAGAGATTTCTCTGCATTTCATACCTGATGCATTTCATACTTCATAAATTTCAAAACTTAAATTTTCCATTCCATAGTTTCCCAAAACATATAGTGTTAACACTAAATATGATATGTTACTGAAAATCTTTCAGGATGTTTTTTCTGCTAATATTCTTAATCCTGTAGACTTCAGAAATTGCTTCGATAAAGAACAAAGCAGATGAGAGAAAGCAGTATTCAGCAGGAAGCTCTGTGCAGAAGCCTACTGAAGCAGAAGCTGAGCACAGCACCGCAAATTCACAGATGACTGCACTTGTTAAAACCttacaaaacatgaaaacaattgTCAACCATGAAGACATGCTTGAGGTATGGCATTGTGATGAACATCTAAACAGTCAAAGAATTGTGCTGGTGTTGTATTGAATTTGTTACTCTGGGAGATGAAAATTTATGTTGACAATAGCAGAAAAGTGCCATAAGTGTTGTAAACACAGATGATTTGCAATGCAATATTTTTCTCACTTCAGATTATATTAAGTAAAAGGTGAAACAACTAATAAAAAGTTCATAATGAAAGATacatgcatttaaagaaaaatatagcaAACTTGATTAAAAGTTGACCTAAGTATCAAACTGTGAAAAGACTCATGCTTAGAATTTTCCAGGTTTTTCTTGATTGTCAGTTCTTCATTAAATACTTGATTTTAATTATCACTGAAATGACAAAATATCTGATTAGTGGGAGCAATCAAAAACTTGTATATCCAAGTGACTATGCACATTCATTTCAAAGGAAGAGTGAAAGGTGGGTTTCAAAATGTGTATTCCTTTGTGTTTATTAGTGAGCTGTCATGAATATGACTTGGACTGTATTTACCTCTTATAAGAGTCAgagattttatatttctaaactGTTtgtactttttgtttggttttttgttttgtatcagaaataacgtggccagcagggacagggaagtgatcttgcccctgtacttggcattggtgaggccacacctcgattactgtgttcagttttgggcccctcactacaaaaaggacattgaattactcgagcgtgtccagagaagggcagcgaagctggtgaagggtctggagcacatgtcgtacgaggagcggctgagggaactggggttgtttagtctggagaagaggaggctgaggggagacctcatcgccctctacaactacctgaaaggaggttgcagagagctggggacgagtctcttcaaccaagtaataagcaataggacaagaggtaatggcctcaagctgcaccagggaaggtttagactagatattaggaagtatttctttacagaacgggttgttaggtgttggaatgggctgcccagggaggtggtggagtccccatccctggaggtgttcaagaggcaggttgacatagcacttagggatatggtgtagttgggatctgtcagtgctaggttaacggttggactggatgatcttcaaggtcctttccaacctagatgactctgtgattctgtgatctctgaCAAACACTATGTATTCTTTTATTTAGAATGTTTCAGATTTATCACAAATTTTGGAACTTGTTACTTAATCAGTTGCCAGTCACAACctgtaaaattcttttttttgtaGTTTCACAAGCAGATTATTTTTGCCTATGTTGGGTAAGCAGTGGAACATGCATATATGATACATTTGCTGAAGAGACTTTGTGAcaagcagttgtggctgttgctgGCTATTTCCCCACTAGCATGTTCCTATTTCTAtgtactttctgaaaatatttgttttgatgttgttctttagtttaaaaacataatttcagAAAATCATATTAGTTGTCTAATGACAGTGACAGCAATTCTTTGTATCTGGCTGTACGCCAGTAAGTAAATGAGGCAGCAGTGGGTAGTCAGTCAGGGATAGTGAATTCCGTATTTCCATGTAAGAACCTGCTGGTAACTCTGTTGCAGTTGAAACCAGATATCTAAACTTTGCATGCATGTAAGTTTTTCATTTCAACATTGATTACACTTGTTGTATGTCACACCCAAGAAGAAAGGCAATGTGGTAGAGGCAGTGAAGTGGTTGACTGTTCCAATtgcagagaaaaagagatggatttttatttttttatttttaatgaagactaTCACAGGTTGTTTGCTACATCTCAGTCAGGTTTGTCCTCCCTGCAATCCAAAGAACTGGCCAGGTAGTTGGTATCATGGGAAAGGTGGTGCTCCATTAAATGttctgaaacatggaaaaaaaagtgaacactGACAGACTATTTTTGCAATCTGTAACATGGATTTTGTAGTATTTGTAATAGGAAGCATGTTTGCTAGAAAGAAATTTCCACTTTAGGGAAGGaaggttttttccttcaaaatattacTGGAAACAATCGTTTTTTGAAGATGATAGGAATATAGGGTATAGGGCTGTCAGCAGGATTCTGAATCAGTCGCATGGCTGCTTTTGCAGCAGCTTTGTCAGTTAATCTCTTTCATAAGTACACTGATCTCCATCTTATGGTTGGGAACTAGTGATTTCTAGCTTAAATGTATTCAGCATTGCTTTATTCCTCTGCTATTGTTGTTGAAGTTAAATAACTTCTCTTCCTTTTGGAATTTATGCCTAGAGTAAACGCAAAGATATAAACCCAAGCaacacttgctttttctttgctagACTAGGCAAGCCAAGCTCATTCAGTCTTTTCTCACAGAATAGCTCTCCATTCCTAAGATTGTCTTGGTCATGCTACTCCATAGCTGTTTCAGTTTGAGCTGTTTTCTGCAAAACCAATACCCAGCTAGTCAGTCTGGTGTGTTTGCTGATTCAGTGATAATTTTCTGACTTGAACTCAACTGGAGGTTCTCTCCAATGGTGAAACAGATGCTGCAACTGCTTGCTCCAAGTAGGTTTTTGCAGCTGAAGTTACAGGTTTGAGTGTCGTTCCCATGGAGTTCATCAGTGACAATGCAAGTCTACATGTGCTGCTGCTTAAAGATAATTCAGTTACAAATATTCTAAATTCAGTTGACTTGCCACTACACGGTTGTTATGTTATGCCTGTGTTATGTTGCTTGTATATTTTTACCCCTTTATTGTTCACTGGGTGACAGTTTAGATAGCATTTACCTTTACAGTTCTTTAAAATGCACACCataaagctggttttttttttagcaggagTCAGAAGAACTCTCCTCTGATGAAGAGATGAAAATGGCAGAAATGCGACCACCGCTGATAGAAACCTCCATAAACCAACCAAAAGTGGTAGCTCTTAGCAATAACAAAAAAGGTTAGATACCATCAAAAGCAATACAAATTTTGTGTGATTCTGATAATTTCTTGACTCACAGTGGCTAGTTTTTCTATTTAAGTTatgtaaaaatagttttaatttgtatgctttaaaagaaagatggTTGATTGTCTAGTTAAgtaatgaaagcagaaaaaatattctacAATATCTTGTACTTGAGTGTGTGGTAGAGAAAGCTGTTTTGATGTcctaattttcttgatttttgtcaTCAGTTTAaaagcagaaggggaaaggagATGCGTGGGTTTTGAGGGACTGCTAACTTGAACACTCTTGATACTCTTAAGAAAAGCATTGCAGAAAGTGGTACTTACCTTGGAAATATTTCATATTCCCCCTCCCCCAGATTTTGTGGATTATTGCTGCTGTAGGCAGCAATATCGCATGTTTGAATTTCTCTGAGAAGCTGTGCTCTCTTCCTAAGGTTTAAGAATAAACTTCTCGTGGCAATTCTTTCTCCAGAGTCACTTTactcttctatttttcttctttcctctaacAGGAAACTTCAGATCATTATTTTTGTTACCTAAGTTATATATTCTCTGAAAGACAATTTTGGTCTAAGGTCACTTAGGTCAGTTAACGTCTTAGGTCACTTCCCTAAGAGTAAGTAATGACTTAGGATttagagaaaatgtaatttaaaagttGGGGAGCAAATTGTATTTTGCTTCTATATGATATCCTAGTCCAGTACTTTCCAGGAGAAGAGGGTTTTCTGGCCATTAGATGTAAAAGAGTGAGATTTAGGGGGGATGAAGGAAACCGACATGGAGGTAGCAGAAAGTCTGCTGAGGATGACATGCAGGTGAAAAGATAGACATTTATCAATGCTGTCTTCAGGGTTTCTATGTCTGACTAAAGTACTAAGTCAAAACTTCTTTCTTGTTTGTGGAGACAGTCATTAGTTTCACAAAATTTATGTTTTGGGACCTGTAACTGTATCTTGAAGcaaaaatttaaatgtatttgtacaCATATTAAAATCATGGCAGTTTTGAAGTCCCACAGATAAATCATTTTTGTATGGATGTAGTATGTAACTGTGCATACATCATGCACAAATCAGTGTGCACAGGTGTAAATTCCTCTGAAAATGTTGTGCTAAGTGGTCTTCAAAGCATGGGAATGCATAGGATTCCAACTTTGCagcagaacatttttatttcctgtgttcTACATTTATGAAACTATACAGAGTTTATCTAGTGATCTAGGTCTTTCCGAACTTCTTGATCTAATAAATAGCTATTTGACAGTGATATAATGTTCAAAATCAGAAACTCTACACTTTCAAAATCCTGCACATGAAGTGGTGTACTTCATTTTCATAGGGGCTGATAGACTCATGTAATTCAAAACTCTGAAATCACTGCCAAAATGGAAATATGATTTGATAGATGTTTTGGGGAAATATTACATAATGTAGCACTAGATTATGCCAGGGAAACTTGAAATAAAGCAACAAGTTAAATTTCATTAACAGATAAGGGCTGTTTACATTGagccaaatattttaaaaatagaaactatTGCCAACAGTCTTCTGTAAGTTTAAATGCAGTTTGCAAAGGTGTTAccttacatttttgttttgagtAGAAAGAATTACTGACGAACAAGAGACAATTTCTAAATACTGTAACATACACACATTAAATAGCTGTTAAACAGATGTATGTGTCTGTAACTAAATTGACAAATTTCTATTTCAGATGATTCAAAAGATGCTGATTCCTTCTCAGATGAAGCTACCCACAATAGCAATCAAAATAACAGCAACTGTTCCTCTCCTTCTCGAATGTCAGATTCTGTTTCCTTAAATACTGATAGTAGCCAAGATATTTCTCTCTGCTCTCCAGACAAAGAAACACATGCTGCTGTTTTATCCAAAATCAGGTTTGTAAGATACTGTATACCACTGAGCAAATACAATAGAAAAATTTTACTTAATCTTTCATATGTGTCCATtcctttaattaattaatttatcaTTCATGAAATCAttcaaattttaatgttttaaaataaggttAAATAATGGAATAGTTCTCGctttaaaaaagacaataaaattcaGAGGCTAATTTTAGTATACAAGACATGGTTCCCATCTGTTTTAATAATAGTGCATAATAATTTCATCCTTATAATTACTTATGCCTGCAAAATACTTCAATACACCATTTTAAAagctctgcttttatttgcataattttgAAGATCAATTTGATTCCTAACATAACTATAAAAGGCTTTTAGAAACTTATAAAGAATGAACTTACAGGTTGCTACTCTTCTTCAGGTTTTACTTAGAAGgtgccatttttttaaaaaattgccaaTAGAAACAAGTTTTGTCCAAAACTATCACACAACTTGCaagtatttgattaaaaaaattgagTTATTGTCACTTTGTGACacttttaaactgtctttaataATTCCTGTTGAATTTAAACAAACTTCTGAAATCAGATGACACAAACATTGCCAAAATGAGCCCTCTATATAATATATTTCTGTAACGGTAAGATAGCAAATCATAAATCTGGCTGTATATTGGTCTTTGTCCTGTTTTGTGTGCACAATATGGCTGTGTTGCAtgttaatgattattttttctaaaacaattctTGAAGGAATATGTTGGTTCCTTTTGGAATTTCTTTTAAGAGACATCTTTTTTTCCAGGCGAGAAGATGAAAATCTGAATAATCTTTTGCAAAATGGAGGTGAATTGAGCattacagtagaagaaaaaatagaTGTTGAAGAGAAGGTTACAAATTTGTCTGAATATGAATTAAGCATTGAAGAAAGATTAGGCCTGATAGGAAAAGGTGTTCATCTAAGCACTCCTACAGAGGAGTCTCACAAATTAGACCAAATAAACATGAATATCAATAAACTGGTTAGCGAAGAGGCAGTGCCAGTTCCTGCAGAAAGGTTAGGAACACAGGAAATTGTTTCAGTAAAGGGCTTTTTGAGTAACAACACGAAAGAAGAAAGTGAACActtggaaaatggaaataaatatccTATAAATAAAGTAAATGGACATCCTGAGGAAGCAGTACAGTCTCCCAATAATGACAAACTAACAAGAAGCACTACAGTTGATGGTGATTCTGCTGAGCTGTCTGTTTCAAGGAGCAGTGAAGATTTGTCCCCACAGAGAAGTGGTCCTGTGATGAAATCTCACAGTGTCACCAGTATGGACACTGGTGGTCTGAAAATCTACGATGTTGTCAATGAGAATGGATCTCAACAGTCAAACTCAGTGGCAAAATCAGCATCTAATAGTGCAGATGGAAAAAACATAGTCCGAAGTAAATCTGCTACTCTTCTGTATGATCAGCCTTTGCAGGTTTTTCCTgggtcatcatcatcatctgatttAGTATCTTCTACAAAAACTGTGTTCAAGTTTGACTCAAATCACAATCCTGAAGGTGCTAATGTAGTGAGAGGATCAGTCACAAGTGGTGCACAGATGTTCTGTGCTCCCCAGTATAATATTCAGTACAGCAGCAGTGCAACAGCGAAAGACACCTTGTGGCCCCAGAAACAAAACACCCAAGTAGAACAAGGCAGCTTACCTCCTTCACGTCTGCTTAGGTCTGACAGTACAGAAAACCCCAGCTATGTAAAGCATTCTGCCAATATGAATTTTTCCAATCATAACAATGTCCGAGCCAGCACTCTGTATAACACTCATCAACGGATGGCTGGGAGACATATAGATACATGGGCTGTTCCACCGAATGATAGACTGCTCCCAGGAGCAACCAGACACACTCTTCAAAGGCAGAGCAGTGTGTCTTCTACAGCTTCTATAAATGTTGGGGATACAGGACCTTCAAGGCGGACCCAGGTTCCTGAAGGGGATTATTTAACATACAGAGATTTGCATTCAATGGGAAGAGCTCCACCAGTAATGTCTGGGCAACAGAGACCTCTTTCTGCCAGGACATACAGCATTGATGGTCCAAATGTACCCCGACCACAGAGTGCTCGGCCATCGGTGAATGAAATACCAGAAAGAACTATGTCAGTTAGTGACTTCAATTACTCACGGACTAGCCCTTCAAAGAGATCAAACCCAAGGGTTAACTCTGAGCACTCTTTATTAGACCCTCCAGGAAAAAGTAAAGTCCCTCATGACTGGAGGGAACAGGTGCTGCGACATATTGAGGCTAAAAAGCTAGAAAAGgtaaaaacaataattttaaaacttttattccaTATCCAGGTAACAGAAAGGTAGAAGTTAAGTACACTGTGTTTTGAACTGCTTTTAATTACCAGTGAAAATGTACTTCTGGTACTGCTTTTAAAAGGATAAACATGTTTGTGATGAATATATGAGAAACAGTCGAATGGTAGACTGTAAATGAACTTTacccctggagaaaaaaaagtcccTGTTGTTTTTACATCATACTTTCCAGCTTAGTCCAATTACTTTAGAAGGCATTTAATAATGTCACATTGACCTGCTGGACTGCAAGGCCAGCTCTTTTAGGCCAGGTAATTTTTATGGTAGCATTGTTTTCATATTATACTAAAATATTCTCTTACACTTCTTGATCTTTCTGTTGTGTCTTTTCCCCcctatttcttctgtttaagaacaagggaaagaaaatcagTAAAATGTGTTTAGAAGTATAGACCTACAGCTTCAGTTGCTGAAGAATTCAAAAGCCATAATTAACATGTATTTGCCTCTAAGCCAGTTGTCTTTTGAAATTGGGTATCTGACACGTTGTTGAATGAATATTTATTGCTGTGAGATGAGAACACTTAAAAATCTTGTTCATTTCAAGAAGTCACAGGAGGTTTTGATATAACTAGAAATGATGAACAGGATTCTTTATGTACTGTAAATGCTATCAAGAATTTGAGCTGATATGTAGAGATGAACAAttacatattttcaaaaaatttGTGTAGAGACTGGAAGAGTGTAATCTATGCTGTCCAGCTAAACCAGTTTAAAATAGCATCGCTAAACAATGGGTAGAATGTCATTAGCCTGATAGTGTTTCCTTGGAGGGGAAGTGAGTAAAGCAGCCGATTATAACAGCtagatggattttcttttttaatttcctttgaaagaaCATAGTTTGGTTTGTGATTATTATCCAAAATACTTCAATATCTGTGACAGCTAAAGAAATTTAATTGGAGGTGGttggaaaaattacttttagctataatttttcttcagaaatccaAGTATTTGGTAGaatgggttttcttttgttttaagttGCATAACGTCTAGTGACAGAAAGGGATgggctgcttcttttttttaaagaagcctgCAGAACAGCTGCACCTGTTCTGATGAAGTTTGAGTAcgacataaaatattttaaggctTTCACAGATGTTCCAACCCTAATAAAAGGTGCATTCTCTGATCTTCCATTCTCCTGGATGCATATATCAAATGTTAGATGAAATAACAGAGAAGCAAAAATCCCAGCAATCCCTGAATACAGAGGGAAATAAAACTTCAGTGCACTGCTAATGCAGTTTGTTAATAGCTCGTTCTTATATAGTCTACATTTGCCATATTAGGAGCAATGTTTAATACACCAGTGGTACTTGTTCAGGTACTGTAACAGTGTACTCACctttactgaaatgaaattggTTGCCTGACTTGATTCCAGTCATATCCCTTCATACTTTCTGTCATGCTTTATATGTAAACCTTAATTTTTGTTTCCTATTAGAGTGATATGGAATAGCTGCTATTGAGATCTTACCTGTGCATCTAATTTAACAGATCTTAGAAGACCATTTTGTATGTGCATGTCTCTTTAGTTTTGGCCTTGAAGCATTTCAAAGTAGCTTTTACTTAGCAATCTGAGACTTATTTATGGGTTTAAAAGTGTATGGGTGTATATAATTACCT encodes:
- the ERBIN gene encoding erbin isoform X3, which codes for MTTKRNLFVRLVPCRCLRGEEETVTTLDYSHCSLEQVPKEIFTFEKTLEELYLDANQIEELPKQLFNCQSLHKLSLPDNDLTTLPASIANLINLRELDVSKNGIQEFPENIKNCKVLTVVEASVNPISKLPDGFSQLLNLTQLYLNDAFLEFLPANFGRLTKLQILELRENQLKILPKTMSRLTQLERLDLGSNEFTEVPEVLEQLSGLKEFWMDGNRLTLIPGFIGTLKQLTYLDVSKNNIEVVEEGISGCESLQDLLLSSNSLQQLPESIGSLKKVTTLKIDENQLIYLPDSIGGLISVEELDCSFNEIETLPSSVGQLSNIRTFAADHNFLTQLPSEIGNWKHVTVLFLHSNKLEFLPEEMGDMQKLKVINLSDNRLKNLPFTFTKLQQLTAMWLSDNQSKPLIPLQKEADPDTQKTVLTNYMFPQQPRTEDVMFISDNESFNPSLWEEQRKQRAQVAFECDEDKDEREAPPREGNLKRYPTPYPDELKNMVKTVQTIVHRLKDEESTEDIAKESKREGQTISVKDVGTSEIASIKNKADERKQYSAGSSVQKPTEAEAEHSTANSQMTALVKTLQNMKTIVNHEDMLEQESEELSSDEEMKMAEMRPPLIETSINQPKVVALSNNKKDDSKDADSFSDEATHNSNQNNSNCSSPSRMSDSVSLNTDSSQDISLCSPDKETHAAVLSKIRREDENLNNLLQNGGELSITVEEKIDVEEKVTNLSEYELSIEERLGLIGKGVHLSTPTEESHKLDQINMNINKLVSEEAVPVPAERLGTQEIVSVKGFLSNNTKEESEHLENGNKYPINKVNGHPEEAVQSPNNDKLTRSTTVDGDSAELSVSRSSEDLSPQRSGPVMKSHSVTSMDTGGLKIYDVVNENGSQQSNSVAKSASNSADGKNIVRSKSATLLYDQPLQVFPGSSSSSDLVSSTKTVFKFDSNHNPEGANVVRGSVTSGAQMFCAPQYNIQYSSSATAKDTLWPQKQNTQVEQGSLPPSRLLRSDSTENPSYVKHSANMNFSNHNNVRASTLYNTHQRMAGRHIDTWAVPPNDRLLPGATRHTLQRQSSVSSTASINVGDTGPSRRTQVPEGDYLTYRDLHSMGRAPPVMSGQQRPLSARTYSIDGPNVPRPQSARPSVNEIPERTMSVSDFNYSRTSPSKRSNPRVNSEHSLLDPPGKSKVPHDWREQVLRHIEAKKLEKSMLSRSFNSNYAAVSSFHYGSSRDLHGSQGSVALSVADGRGSGVHIVRHPQASNPGDQCQDEVFISGQQNYSSVTLSLKDVPLDSMKKIAVQIPLTNGQMCQPQRPQTNYSQIHHLPQSSVARHPSREQLIDYLMLKVAHQPPYTQSQCSPRQSHELAKQEIRVRIDKDPELGFSISGGVGGRGNPFRPEDDGIFVTRVQPEGPASKLLQPGDKIIQANGYSFINIDHGQAVSLLKTFQNAVELIIVREVSS